In Physeter macrocephalus isolate SW-GA chromosome 2, ASM283717v5, whole genome shotgun sequence, a single window of DNA contains:
- the OAZ1 gene encoding LOW QUALITY PROTEIN: ornithine decarboxylase antizyme 1 (The sequence of the model RefSeq protein was modified relative to this genomic sequence to represent the inferred CDS: deleted 1 base in 1 codon), which yields MVKSSLQRILNSHCFAREKEGDKPSATVHATRTMPLLSLHSRGGRSSESSRVSINCCSNLGPGPRWCSDVPHPPLKIPGGRGNSQRDHNLSANLFYSDNRLNVTEELTSNNKTRIFNVQSRLTDAKHINWRAVLSNSCLYVEIPGGALPEGSKDSFAVLLEFAEEQLRADHVFVCLHKNRDDRAALLRTFSFLGFEIVRPGHPLVPKRPDACFMAYTFERESSGEEE from the exons ATGGTGAAATCCTCCCTGCAGCGGATCCTGAACAGCCACTGCTTCGccagagagaaggagggggatAAACCCAGCGCCACAGTCCACGCCACCCGCACCATGCCGCTCCTCAGCCTGCACAGCCGCGGAGGCCGCAGCAGCGAGAG TTCCAGGGTGTCCATCAACTGCTGTAGTAACCTGGGTCCAGGGCCTCGGTGGTGCTCC GATGTCCCTCACCCACCCCTGAAGATCCCAGGTGGGCGAGGGAATAGTCAGAGGGATCACAATCTTTCAGCTAATTTATTTTACTCT GATAATCGGCTGAATGTAACAGAGGAACTAACGTCTAATAACAAGACGAGAATTTTTAACGTCCAGTCCAGGCTCACGGATGCCAAACACATTAACTGGAGAGCGGTGCTGAGCAACAGCTGCCTCTACGTTGAGATCCCAGGCGGCGCTCTGCCCGAGGGGAGCAAGGACAG CTTCGCAGTTCTTCTCGAGTTTGCTGAGGAGCAGCTCCGCGCTGACCACGTCTTCGTTTGCCTCCATAAGAACCGCGATGACCGAG CCGCCTTGCTCCGTACCTTCAGCTTTCTGGGCTTTGAGATTGTGAGACCGGGGCATCCCCTTGTCCCCAAGAGACCCGACGCTTGCTTCATGGCCTACACGTTTGAGAGGGAGTCCTCCGGTGAGGAGGAGTAG